The sequence GCCACCGGCCCGCCTTCGAGGTCCGCGCCGTCCTCGCCGCCACCCTCTCCCCCACCTGGGGCATCTACAGCGGCTACGAACTGTGCGAGAACACCCCCCTGCGCGAGGGCGGCGAGGAATACCTCGACTCCGAGAAGTACCAGCTCACATCCCGCGACTGGCAGGCCGCGGCCCGCGCGGGCCGCACCATCGCCCCCCTCATCACCACCCTCAACACCATCCGCCGGGAACACCCCGCACTGCGCCAACTGCGGAATCTCCACTTCCACCACGCCGACAACGACCACGTGCTGGCGTACAGCAAGACCACGGGACAGGACACCGTCATCGTGGTCGCCAACCTCGACCCGCACCACACCCAGGAGGCCACGGTCTCGTTGGACATGCCGCAACTCGGCCTGAACTGGCACGAGTCGGTGCCGGTGCGCGATCTGCTCACCGGCGAGACCTATCACTGGGGCAGGACCAACTACGTGCGCCTCACGCCCGGCCGGGCGCCCGCGCACGTGCTCCATGTCCGGCGATCGACGCCACAGATCGGAGGGCCCTCAGCGTCATGACTGTCAACGACCCCGTGCCGGACACGTTCGAGGACACCCCGGTCAAGGACCGGGACCCGGAGTGGTTCAAACGCGCCGTCTTCTACGAGGTACTCGTCCGCTCCTTCCAGGACAGCGACGGCGACGGCATCGGCGACCTGAAGGGTCTGACCGCCAAGCTCGACTACCTGCAATGGCTCGGCGTCGACTGCCTCTGGCTGCCGCCCTTCTTCAAGTCCCCCTTGCGTGACGGCGGTTACGACGTCTCCGACTACACCGCCGTGCTCCCCGAATTCGGTGACCTGGCCGACTTCGTGGAGTTCGTCGACGCCGCCCACCAGCGCGGCATGCGCGTCATCATCGACTTCGTCATGAACCACACCAGCGACCAGCACCCGTGGTTCCAGGAGTCCCGCAAGAACCCCGACGGCCCCTACGGCGACTACTACATGTGGGCCGACGACGACAAGCGCTACGAGGACGCACGTATCATCTTCGTCGACACCGAGGTCTCCAACTGGACCTTCGATCCCGTGCGCGGCCAGTACTACTTCCACCGCTTCTTCTCGCACCAGCCCGACCTCAACTACGAGAACCCGGCGGTGCAGGAGGAGATCCTCGCCGCCCTGAAGTTCTGGCTGGACCTCGGCATCGACGGCTACCGTCTGGACGCGGTTCCCTATCTCTTCGCGGAGGAGGGCACCAACTGCGAGAACCTGCCCGCCACGCACGCGTTCCTCCGGCGGGTCCGGCGCGAGATCGACGCGATGTACCCGGACACCGTGCTGCTGGCGGAGGCGAACCAGTGGCCGGAGGACGTGGTCGACTACTTCGGCGACTACGCCTGCGGCGGCGACGAGTGCCACATGGCGTTCCACTTCCCCGTCATGCCGCGCATCTTCATGGCCGTACGCCGCGAGTCCCGCTACCCCGTCTCCGAGATCCTGGCCAAGACCCCGGCCATCCCCTCGGGCTGCCAGTGGGGCATCTTCCTGCGCAACCACGACGAGCTGACCCTCGAAATGGTCACCGACGAGGAACGCGACTACATGTGGGCCGAATACGCCAAGGACCCGCGGATGCGCGCCAACATCGGCATCCGCCGCCGCCTCGCGCCCCTGCTCGACAACGACCGCAACCAGATCGAGCTGTTCACCGCCCTGCTGCTGTCCCTGCCCGGCTCGCCGATCCTCTACTACGGCGACGAGATCGGCATGGGCGACAACATCTGGCTCGGCGACCGCGACGCCGTCCGCACCCCCATGCAATGGACCCCCGACCGCAACGCGGGCTTCTCGTTCTGCGATCCGGGGCGCCTCTTCCTGCCCACCATCATGGACCCGGTCTACGGCTACCAGGTCACCAACGTCGAGGCCTCCATGTCCTCGCCGTCCAGCCTGCTGCACTGGACCCGCCGCATGATCGAGATCCGCAAGGAGAACCATGCCTTCGGGCTCGGCTCCTTCACGGAACTCCAGTCGTCCAACCCGGCGGTCCTCGCCTTCCTGCGCGAGTACGGCGACGACCTGGTCCTGTGCGTCAACAACTTCTCCCGGTTCGCCCAGCCGACCGAACTCGATCTGCGGGTCTACGACGGACGGCACCCGGTAGAGCTGATCGGCGGGGTGCGCTTCCCGGCCATCGGTGAACTTCCCTACCTGCTGACGCTCGCGGGCCACGGCTTCTACTGGTTCCGGCTCACCCGAGTCGCATCCCGCATCGGCCGCCGCCGCTGAGCACCCGGCGCCGAGGAAAGGACGCGTCACCATGCCGAAGACCATCACGCCCCGGCCGAGAACCGCGGCCGGCGCGGACCGGCCGCCGGCCTCGCTGGGCGGGCTGCTGCGCGACTGGCTGCCGCGGCAGCGCTGGTTCGCGGGCAAGGACCGGCCCGTCACCGATCTGACGGTGCTCTCCGTGACCGAGCTTTTCCCGGGGTGTCTGCACCTGCTCGTCCACGCCTCGCACGCACCGGTACCCGCACCCGGCGGCACCGCCCCGCCCGGCGACTGCTACCAGCTGCTGCTCGGTGTGCGCGAGCACCTCGCCCCGCGTCTGGAGCGGGCGTTCATCGGCCGCGTCGAGGAGGGCCCGCTGGCCGGTCTCGCGGTCTACGACGCGCTGCACGACCCGCGCTGCGCCCATCTGCTCCTGGAGCGGCTGCGGCAGTCCGGCCCTGCCGGTCCGCTCCGCTTCGAGGCGGACCCGGCGCTCCATCTGCCCGGCGGGCTCCCGCCCCGGCTGCTGGACGCCGAGCAGTCCAACTCGTCGATCGTCTACGGTGACGCGTACATCCTGAAGGTCTTCCGCCGCGTCCAGCCGGGCGTCAACCCGGACCTGGAGGTGCCGGGCGCGCTGGCGGCTCAGGGGTGCGACCGGGTGCCGGCGCCGGTCGCCTGGTTCAGTACGAACGCGCCGCGCCCGGCCACCCTGGGCGTCCTGCAGCCGTTCCTGCCCGACGCCACCGACGGCTGGACGCTGGCGCTGCGGGCGCTCGCCGCGGGCGACGACTTCACCGCCGAGGCCCGGGAGCTGGGCCGGGCCATGGCCGAGGTGCACCTGGCGCTGGCCCAGGCCTTCCCGCCGGCCGGGCCGGGCGAGAACGAGCTTATGGCTCAGGCGATGTGCGCGCGGCTGGAGGCCGCCACGCACGCCGTGCCCGCGCTGCGGCCCTTCGTCCCCGGTCTGCGCGCCGCGTTCGGCGCCCTGGCCACGTGCGACACCGGACCTCCCGCCCAGCGCATCCACGGCGACCTGCACCTCGGGCAGGTGCTGCGGGCCGGGCGCGACTGGTTCGTCATCGACTTCGAGGGCGAGCCGTCCCGGCCGCTCACCGAGCGGCGCGCCCCGCAGTCCCCGGTGCGGGACGTGGCCGGGATGCTGCGCTCCTTCGACTACGCGGCCCGGCAGCGCCGCCCCTGGCGGCCGGAGTGGGCCCGCCGGTGCCGGGAGGCGTTCTGCGCGGGCTACGCGGCCCACGCCGGATGGGACCCGCGCAAGAAGCACGCGCTGCTGCGCGCGCACGAGACGGACAGGGCGGTGTACGAGGTGCTGTACGAGGCGAGACACCGTCCGGACTGGCTGCCGGTTCCGATGGCCGCGATCAAGCGGCTCGCCGTGTGGGGAGACTGAGGTCATGGCACTGCGCGACACCGCACGTCCCGAGTCCGCGGGACCCGTTCCGGTCACGGCCGTCCCGCTCGACGCGGGCGACCGCGACCGGCTGCTGGGCGGCGCCCACCACGATCCGCACGCCCTGCTGGGCGCCCACCCGGTGGCGGGCGGCGTCCTGTTCCGGGCGCTGCGCCCGAACGCCCGCGCGGTGAGCGTCGTGGTGGACGGCAGGCGCGAGGCCCTGGCCTCCGAGGGCGGCGGACTCTTCGCCGCCGTGCTGCCGTACCCGCGGATCCCGTCGTACACGCTGCTGGTGGCCTACGACGATGCCGAGCAGGAGGTGGAGGACCCGTACCGCTTCCTGCCCGCCCTCGGCGAGCTGGACCTCCATCTGATCCGCGAGGGCCGGCACGAGCAGCTGTGGCGGGCACTCGGCGCCGAGCCCATGACCCACCAGGGCGTGACCGGCACCCGCTTCACCGTGTGGGCGCCGAACGCCCGGGGGGTGCGCGTCGCCGGTGACTTCACGTACTGGGACGGTACGCAGTACCCGATGCGCTCGCTCGGCGCGTGCGGTGTGTGGGAGCTGTTCCTGCCGGGCGTCGGCGAGGGCGCCCGGTACAAGTTCGAGATCACCTCCCGCTACGGCGGCCGGTTCCTGAAGGCGGACCCGATGGCCCGCCGCACGGAGGTTCCGCCCGCGACGGCCTCCGTCGTCTCGGTCTCCCGGTACGAGTGGGGCGACGCGGAGTGGATGGCCCACCGGGGCGACACCCCCGTGCACGAGGCGCCGTTCTCGGTGTACGAGGTCCATCTGCCCTCCTGGCGTCCGGGCCTGACCTACCGCCGGCTGGCCGACGAACTGCCCGCGTACGTCAAGGAGATGGGCTTCACGCATGTGGAGCTGATGCCGGTCGCCGGGCATCCCTTCAGCGGGTCCTGGGGCTATCAGGTCACCTCCTATTACGCGCCCACGCCTCGCCTCGGCTCGTCGGACGACTTCAAGTACCTGGTCGACGCGCTGCACCGGGCCGGCATCGGTGTGATCATGGACTGGGTGCCGGCCCACTTCCCCAAGGACGACTGGGCGCTGGCCCGGTTCGACGGGGACCCGCTGTACGAGCCCGGGGACGAGCGGCGGGCCGAGCATCCGGACTGGGGCACCTACGAGTTCGACTTCGGACGCATCGAGGTGCGCAACTTCCTCGTCGCCAACGCCGTGTACTGGTGCGAGGAGTTCCATATCGACGGTCTGCGCGTGGACGCCGTCGCCTCCATGCTCTACCTCGACTACTCACGGGACTCCGGGCAGTGGACGCCGAACGTCTTCGGCGGCCGGGAGGACCTGGACGCGGTGGCCTTCCTCCAGGAGATGAACGCCACCGTCTACCGGCGCTGCCCGGGCGTGGTGACCATCGCCGAGGAGTCCACCGCCTGGGACGGGGTGACCCGGCCGACGGACAGCGGCGGGCTCGGCTTCGGGCTGAAGTGGAACATGGGCTGGATGCACGACTCGCTGGAGTACATCCGGCACGAGCCGGTGCACCGCAAGTACCACCACAACGAGATGACCTTCTCGATGGTGTACGCCTACAGCGAGAACTACGTGCTGCCCATCTCCCACGACGAGGTGGTGCACGGCAAGCAGGCCCTGGTGTCGAAGATGCCGGGCGACTGGTGGCAGCGGCGGGCGAACCACCGCGCCTACCTCGGCTTCATGTGGGCCCACCCTGGCAAGCAACTGCTCTTCATGGGGCAGGAGTTCGCGCAGGGAGCGGAGTGGTCCGAGGCGCACGGTCCCGAGTGGTGGCTGCTGGACGCGGACTACTGTTCCGCGGGCGACCACCGGGGTGTACAGGACCTGGTCCGGGATCTGAACACGCTGTACCGGGCGACCCCGGCCCTGTGGCAGCGGGACTGCGATCCGGGCGGTTTCCAGTGGGTACTGTGTGACGCGGCGGACGACAACGTGTTCGCGTTTCTGCGGTTCGACGCCCAGGGCTCCCCGCTGCTGGCCGTGTCGAACTTCTCCCCCGTCGTCCGTCACGGCTATCGCCTGTGGGTGCCCGAGGGGATTCCCGCCTGGCAGGAGGCGCTGAACACGGACGACGCGCGTTACGGCGGCGGCGGTGTGGGCGTCGGCGCCCGGGGGGCGCTGGGGCCCGAGGCCGGGTTCCTGCGCCTGACGCTGCCTCCGCTCGCCACTGTCTGGTTGACGCCCGT is a genomic window of Streptomyces griseochromogenes containing:
- the treS gene encoding maltose alpha-D-glucosyltransferase, which produces MTVNDPVPDTFEDTPVKDRDPEWFKRAVFYEVLVRSFQDSDGDGIGDLKGLTAKLDYLQWLGVDCLWLPPFFKSPLRDGGYDVSDYTAVLPEFGDLADFVEFVDAAHQRGMRVIIDFVMNHTSDQHPWFQESRKNPDGPYGDYYMWADDDKRYEDARIIFVDTEVSNWTFDPVRGQYYFHRFFSHQPDLNYENPAVQEEILAALKFWLDLGIDGYRLDAVPYLFAEEGTNCENLPATHAFLRRVRREIDAMYPDTVLLAEANQWPEDVVDYFGDYACGGDECHMAFHFPVMPRIFMAVRRESRYPVSEILAKTPAIPSGCQWGIFLRNHDELTLEMVTDEERDYMWAEYAKDPRMRANIGIRRRLAPLLDNDRNQIELFTALLLSLPGSPILYYGDEIGMGDNIWLGDRDAVRTPMQWTPDRNAGFSFCDPGRLFLPTIMDPVYGYQVTNVEASMSSPSSLLHWTRRMIEIRKENHAFGLGSFTELQSSNPAVLAFLREYGDDLVLCVNNFSRFAQPTELDLRVYDGRHPVELIGGVRFPAIGELPYLLTLAGHGFYWFRLTRVASRIGRRR
- the glgB gene encoding 1,4-alpha-glucan branching enzyme, with protein sequence MALRDTARPESAGPVPVTAVPLDAGDRDRLLGGAHHDPHALLGAHPVAGGVLFRALRPNARAVSVVVDGRREALASEGGGLFAAVLPYPRIPSYTLLVAYDDAEQEVEDPYRFLPALGELDLHLIREGRHEQLWRALGAEPMTHQGVTGTRFTVWAPNARGVRVAGDFTYWDGTQYPMRSLGACGVWELFLPGVGEGARYKFEITSRYGGRFLKADPMARRTEVPPATASVVSVSRYEWGDAEWMAHRGDTPVHEAPFSVYEVHLPSWRPGLTYRRLADELPAYVKEMGFTHVELMPVAGHPFSGSWGYQVTSYYAPTPRLGSSDDFKYLVDALHRAGIGVIMDWVPAHFPKDDWALARFDGDPLYEPGDERRAEHPDWGTYEFDFGRIEVRNFLVANAVYWCEEFHIDGLRVDAVASMLYLDYSRDSGQWTPNVFGGREDLDAVAFLQEMNATVYRRCPGVVTIAEESTAWDGVTRPTDSGGLGFGLKWNMGWMHDSLEYIRHEPVHRKYHHNEMTFSMVYAYSENYVLPISHDEVVHGKQALVSKMPGDWWQRRANHRAYLGFMWAHPGKQLLFMGQEFAQGAEWSEAHGPEWWLLDADYCSAGDHRGVQDLVRDLNTLYRATPALWQRDCDPGGFQWVLCDAADDNVFAFLRFDAQGSPLLAVSNFSPVVRHGYRLWVPEGIPAWQEALNTDDARYGGGGVGVGARGALGPEAGFLRLTLPPLATVWLTPVR
- a CDS encoding maltokinase N-terminal cap-like domain-containing protein — protein: MPKTITPRPRTAAGADRPPASLGGLLRDWLPRQRWFAGKDRPVTDLTVLSVTELFPGCLHLLVHASHAPVPAPGGTAPPGDCYQLLLGVREHLAPRLERAFIGRVEEGPLAGLAVYDALHDPRCAHLLLERLRQSGPAGPLRFEADPALHLPGGLPPRLLDAEQSNSSIVYGDAYILKVFRRVQPGVNPDLEVPGALAAQGCDRVPAPVAWFSTNAPRPATLGVLQPFLPDATDGWTLALRALAAGDDFTAEARELGRAMAEVHLALAQAFPPAGPGENELMAQAMCARLEAATHAVPALRPFVPGLRAAFGALATCDTGPPAQRIHGDLHLGQVLRAGRDWFVIDFEGEPSRPLTERRAPQSPVRDVAGMLRSFDYAARQRRPWRPEWARRCREAFCAGYAAHAGWDPRKKHALLRAHETDRAVYEVLYEARHRPDWLPVPMAAIKRLAVWGD